From Rhinatrema bivittatum chromosome 5, aRhiBiv1.1, whole genome shotgun sequence, the proteins below share one genomic window:
- the GPR183 gene encoding G-protein coupled receptor 183 — MLLGKECCITPDPDTSALRVAHVSALRLAVKMHVVTSVTTLQDNNSANQSQDFCDLYTHRNTARTLLPLHYSLVFIIGLLGNGLALAVIIQNRRKINSTTLYSINLVLSDILFTSALPTRIAYYALGFHWPFGEALCRITSLIFYINTYAGVNFMTCLSIDRFFAVVHPFRYTTIKKVRCAKYICFFVWILVFLQTFPLLLQTMSHEEPGGWITCMEYPNFEQLPHLPLMLLGACFIGYLIPLAIILFCYSQISYKLCHAAKENPLTDKSGTNKKANTTIILVIVVFFICFTPYHIAIMQHMIKKLLYRPSCNEQQIFQISLHFTVCLMNFNCCLDPFIYFFACRGYKRLVMKILRRQVSMSLSSAARQAPEGSSRDAAEMQMMIAFNTTNGSSNAL, encoded by the coding sequence AGTCGCACACGTTTCTGCTCTGAGGCTCGCTGTGAAAATGCATGTTGTCACTTCAGTGACAACTCTTCAGGACAATAATTCTGCTAATCAGTCCCAGGACTTCTGTGACTTGTACACGCATCGAAACACAGCTAGGACCTTGTTGCCTCTGCATTACAGTTTGGTGTTCATTATTGGGCTACTTGGAAATGGATTGGCCTTGGCTGTAATTattcaaaacagaagaaaaatcaaCTCTACCACTCTCTATTCCATAAATCTTGTTCTGTCAGACATTCTTTTTACCTCTGCCCTGCCTACGAGGATAGCATATTATGCATTAGGATTCCACTGGCCATTTGGCGAAGCACTCTGCCGAATTACTTCCCTCATATTTTACATTAATACATATGCTGGAGTAAACTTTATGACGTGTTTGAGCATTGATAGGTTCTTTGCTGTGGTCCATCCATTCCGCTACACTACGATAAAAAAAGTTAGGTGTGCAAAGTACATCTGCTTTTTCGTCTGGATTCTCGTATTTTTACAAACCTTTCCACTACTCCTACAGACTATGTCAcatgaagaaccaggaggatggATTACATGCATGGAATATCCAAACTTTGAGCAATTACCCCACCTACCACTCATGCTCCTTGGCGCTTGCTTTATAGGGTATCTCATTCCTCTTGCAATAATACTGTTTTGCTATTCTCAGATTAGTTACAAGTTATGCCACGCTGCTAAAGAAAACCCACTGACTGATAAATCAGGAACAAACAAAAAGGCCAACACCACAATTATTTTAGTAATTGTGGTGTTCTTCATCTGCTTTACTCCTTACCATATTGCAATTATGCAGCATATGATCAAGAAACTGCTGTATAGGCCCTCATGTAATGAGCAACAAATCTTTCAGATTTCTCTGCATTTCACTGTGTGCCTGATGAATTTCAACTGCTGCCTGGACCCTTTCATCTACTTCTTTGCATGCAGAGGATACAAGAGGCTTGTCATGAAAATACTGAGAAGACAAGTCAGTATGTCACTGTCGAGTGCCGCCAGACAAGCTCCTGAGGGAAGCTCCAGGGACGCTGCAGAAATGCAAATGATGATTGCGTTTAATACTACGAATGGAAGCAGCAATGCACTTTAA